The genomic interval TTTGGCCCCACGATTCAGTTGCGGATAGAAACGTATCACTGACAATATCTTCGGCAATTTCAATGTGCTCAATACCAAATAAATAACAAAGCACTCCGACAATTTTCCGATATTCCGTCCTGGATAAATGTGGCAAAAGTTCTTTTTCTTCCATAGAATTTATAAATAATGCCCAGAATCTTGTAAATAACAGTTAAACGCAATGGACGCCGTAGGAACCGCAATGGTCGCTATCATCAAATATTCCGGAAAGGATTTTGTGAATAATCCGTGCATTACAATCCTAATGTGTTCTCAGGAACAGTTGCATTGCGTTTTAGTATTGCGCCTATTGCGTTTAAACCATTTATTGAACCACTTTACGAAAATACAAAGGCATTTTAAATATCAAGCTCTTAACTATTTGCCGAAACGGCCTTTCTTATTTCTACACTGCCGCCCAATTGCAGGATAGGACAGCCTTTGGCAATTTCAGCAGCTTCATTATAATCAGCAGCTTTAATGATGATCAGGCCACCAATTGATTCCTTAATTTCAGCATAAGGACCGTTAATTACATTCCTGTTTTGCTGTACAACCCTGCCCTCTCCGTCCCATCGCTGTAACGGCCTTGCCAGTTTGTTTTGAGCCGCAATGCCACCCAGCCAATCCTGCCAGGGTTTTATTGACGATTGCATTTCCTCAGGTGAAGGCTGCGCTTCCCGGGTTATTAAGTCTCTTCGAAATATTAAAAGGAATTCTTCCATTTTGTCATTTTTTGCACTCGGCCGTCGGCAATCAGCCTTCAGCTTTAATGATGAGATTATTGTTAATTATTTAATAACGATATATGTTTGACCAGTCGAGCTAAGCCAATAAACAAAAGTCAGCCAATCAAACCATATACCGCTGCCGATTGCTGACAGCTAAAAAACCCTTATCCAAACTGCCCCACTTTATACGTGCCTGGTTCATTGGGAAATGCGAGATTAAGACGGTTCCAGGTATTGATATTGTTAACTGCAAAAGTTAGGTCAATTAACTCCTCTTCCGAAAACTGATTTTTCACTTCGTTGTAAACCGCATCCGGCACCTGGCATTTAGTAACGGCTTCTGCCCAGGCCAAAGCGGCTCTTTCGCGATCAGTATAATAGGAAGTTTCATGCCAGGCGGTCAGTCCATATAATCGTTGTTCGGTTTCCCCTTTTGCGCGCAGATCTTTCGAATGCATATCCAGACAATATGCACAGCCATTTATTTGAGATACCCTGAAATAAACCAGCTCCAGAAGGTTTTGTTCAACCGGTGATTTTTTCAAATATCCGCCCATTCCAAATAGCATTTTTAATGCGTTCTGGCCTTTTTCCTGTACGTTAATCCTTTGTTCCATTTTGTTTGAAATTCAATTGTGTAAAAACTAATGACAACTGGATTTCTGGAATTGGACAAAGCAGGCAAAATATTTTTTAATAAATTTTCATTTTCCGCCAAAACATTTATCTCACCTCGGAAGCCTTATAAAGTGGATAAATTCTCAAAAAGGTGATCAAAGCCGGAACAGCCTGTAAAAATGCCAGAATATAAGCTTTTGTGCTGAATGCCAACACAATACCGGCTCCTGTACCTGAAAAGCACAGAAATAAAAGCAATGCATAACCACTGGAATATTTTTCTTTATTTACCAGATACAGACCTTCCAGCCCGGCGAATACTAAAAATAAATTATAAAAGCCCTGGTTAATAAACAGATTTTTCAATACCAATGCTTGTACAGGATATTCCAGCGAAACGGGATTATTCAAAAAACCGAGCAGAATATTGTGAATTTCAGGCACCATCCAAAAAATAGCTTCTAATATAAAGAACATCAGATGGACATTGATTACAATGATTATTAACCATTTTGTAAGAGGATTTAAGTAGGGTTTTGCATTCATTTTCTACCGGTTTATGTATAAATGACAAAGCTCAGGTAATGTAACAAAATATACCAGTACTGCTAAAATTGTCTTATACTGATAATTTTAGCAGTATGACAGAAAAGTACCGATAGCTTATATTTGTATCTGCAAAAATCCAGTCATGTACGAGAAAAAAATACCAAAAGATCTGACCTGCGGCTTAAATATTGCCATTGAGGTAATTGGCGGCAAATGGAAAGCCAATTTATTAGCCAACATCAATAAAGGACTCAGACGGCCGTCAGAACTGCACCGTTCTATTCCACAGGCATCGGCCAGGGTTTTGAATCAGCAACTTTCTGAATTGGAATTTCATGGTATTATAGAAAAAAGAATTTATCCGGTTCTGCCTCCGAAAGTGGAATATTCATTAACAGAAGGCGGTGAAAGTATATTAGAAGTTTTATTTGCCATGAAAAGCTGGGGTGAAACCTATAAAAATAAATTCCATGAATTGATTCAAAACGAGCCTGCGGTAAAATAAGAACAATTTTTAGAGATATTCCTGGCAATAACCAATAGGTTTATTTTTGCAAGAATTATTACAACAGAAAGTATTATGGTTAAACCCAATTAGAACCTGGAACGATTACAGATTTAAATTCCAATTATTCTCTGGGAGCCGGCATCCGGTCAGAAAAACTCTTAAAGTTCGTTAACTAATCTCGTACACTTTCAGGGAATTCCGATAATACGAAATGGAAATCCTGGTAATAAGATTCCCATTTCAATTCAATTACAACGCAGTAACGCCATACGGACTTTCGAGATTCAGGTATTTTGCTACTGTATTGCGGTAAACTTCGGGGCCATCTTTCAGCCTTTTATTGTAAATCCTCATGGCATCATTTCCGGCCGGATAAGTCAGCTGGTCTTTTTCATCTGTTGCTGCCAGGTAAACCACCTCAGCAATTACTATTGTTTCAGAAAACTCCATTAATGTACCATCCGTAAACCCTTCTGTCAGCCTTTGCATTAAGGTATCATACTCATTGTCTTCGTTTACTTTCATCACATTCATATAATTACTTTTGATACCGCCAGGCGCTACCGTTTTAATACCGATATTAAATAAAGCAAGATCGTATGACATACTTTCGCTCCATCCTTCAAGTGCCCATTTTGATGCGTTATAGATCGAAGAAAGCGGATAACTGGTTAACCCGCAAAGAGAAGTTGTTGTAATAAAAAGGCCGCTTCTTTTTTCCTTGAAATAGGGAATAAAAGCCTGAGTAACCCAAATTACGCCAAAGAAATTGGTTTCAAACTGATCCCTGATCTGTGTTTCGGAATAAGATTCCAATGGCCCGATCAGTCCATAACCGGCATTATTGAAGACTACGTCTATATCTCCCAATGCAAGTGCGATTTTTACTGTTGTTTCAATTTGATTGATTTTGGTAACATCAAGTGGCAATATGGTTACGTTTTCGAGCTGATTAAGTTCGGTTTCCTTTTCAGGCGTCCGCATGGTCGCGATTACTTTCCAGCCTTTTGATTGAAATAATTTTGCAGTACTTCTGCCTAGTCCGGCTGATGCACCGGTAATGAATATCGTTTTCATTGTTTTGAAGTTTGGTAAAAATTGAATGGTTTTCCTTCTGATTACAAAACAAAGGTCATTCAATACCAACCCGCACTTGTTGCCAAAGTGGTAAAATCTGTATCCAAATTGGTACGAAAGATTAATTGCAAATCTGCCGCCATTTTTTTTCATTCAGGAAGAAAAAAGTATGGGGTTAAATTATCCGGTACACAGATAATTTAACCCCATACGTTGTCTGAAGTTTTTAAGAAATGTACCTCTGTTATTTTTCCATCACCAGTATTTTAACAACTTCTGTAAAAGAGGATGACTGAATTCTTAATAAATAAATACCTTCTGATAATTGTTCAGAAGAAATATCCGCTTCAATTACCGATTCAGATATCTTTGATCCCGATTGTTTTATCTGATATGACTGGCCTGAAACACTGTTCAGATATAGGTCCACCTTACCTACATGGCGATCTGATACTTCTACTGTAAATTGCTTTTTGACCGGATTAGGATACACTATCGACGAGCTTATCCGTTCTTCATCTACAAAATCTTCCTGCCCGCTCCTTACAGCCACATCAGCAACCGTCGAATATTCAACTATAAGCTGCGGCTGATTTTCAGTATTTTCTCGGCTGTTGAGCACTACAAGACTATTCTGTTTGTCAGGATTTGATAAAACAAAACTTGCAGTTTTATCTCCGCCTGCCTGCTGTTTAACAAAATCCGTCACATCGATCTCATAATATTTGGCATTGGTATCGACAATCACAGATCCCAGTTTACGTGAAAGTGACGGAGCGTTGCTGTAAACAATCGTATTTTCTTTCCATGTATCATTATTAACACTGTAAACTGCTAAGTTGACACCAGTTGAATTCTGGGCGTTTGACCCGTATAAACGCAATTTAGCAGATCCAATCCGGCCCAAATCCGTTAAAGGAAATTTAAGATAAGCATTGCGGATATAACTCTCAGTGCTCCCGGATTTAACTTCAAGACTAGAGTCATAACCGTAATTGGTACCGGAATATGGTGTACTGCGGACAGATGCATCAGCAACCGGACTGAAAGTTACCTGTTGTACAGGAAGAATTTCGATAGCGGAGATAATAGGATTGTCAGCATTACCGGCCATAAAATCTATGTTCAGTATACCATCAAATACTGTCACCGCAAATGTTTCCTGTACGGCACGCATGGCACCACCGGCTGATGCGAAAATATCATAGTTGGTTAGTTTGCGAATGCCCTCAACATCGACATTAAAGTGTCGGCGGTGGAGTCCGTTCGTGCCACCTCTTCCACCTGCTCCCCAGTATGTTTCAGCAAAATGAAGCACTACATTTAACCTGCCATTTGTAACAGGTATCTTATAACTGAAAGAAGATCCGAAGCGTGCATCTCGATACAGTTCGTCATCTGTGGTATTCTGGATGTCGCCGGGAGTAATTGCCGCAGTTTTTGTAGTGCCACTAAAATACTGGTCGGCACCAAAAGTACGATCGTCTGAGGTAGTGAAAGCTTCTCCTCCGGAATTGATCCGTACACTGGCTATCGGCTCCGTATCGTCTCCTGAGTTGTGGAAAAAATATACCGAACCGGCGTTGAACAAAGTGTTTTTTTCCTCCCCGTCCTCATCTTCATCAGGTGCCCCGATCAGTATATTATTCCCATCCGCTGATACTGCAGCACCAAAGCGGTCACCAGACGCAGGAACCGAAGCAGTGATTAAATGCTGTAATCCCCAGTTATTTGTTCCACCCAGATTTTTTTTGAAAATATATGCTGAACCGGAACCGCCAGGAGCTCCGACTACTGCATAGGCGTCAGTAAGTGATGCATCGTAACCAAACGATATCGGCGCATTTCCACCTTCTGCAACCAGCTTTTTCAATATACCCCAGTTACCAATACCACCTGCATCTTTTTTATAAATTGTGGCTGAACCAGATACGCCTTTGGATGTGATCAGTGCATAGTCACCGCTCATGGATACAACCGATCCAAATTTTCCGTTTTCTTTTCGTGCATCGCTGGTAATCTTTTCTATCTGGCCCCAGTTATTTTCTCCTCCAATATTTTTTCCATACAGATAGGCACTGCCTGAATTAACCAGAAAGATTTTCTTAGTAACATCATAATCATTATCCGGTGCCCCAACCAAAAGATAATCACCGCTCATAGAAACACTGGCTCCAAAATGATCTCCATATGCAGGTGAAGATGCAATCACTTTTTTGATCATGCTCCAGCTGCCAGGAACTGCATGATTTTTCTGATAAAGATAAACTGCCCCGGAGTTAGAAATAGTAGTACCGGAAGAATTAATACTATGGTCGCCCAAAACCCCGACAGCTATATAACTGTTATTAATAAAAACGGAATACCCAAACTGGTAATCACCAGTTACCGGCAGGGACAGTTTCGTCACAAGTCCCCAATTATTAGCCCCTCCCTGATTTTTAGAATATACATAAAGAGCACCTGTACTCGAATTCTGGCCCTCATAAGGTGCTCCTACCACAGCAAGTGTATCATAAATTGCCACAGAAAGTCCAAAATTAGTGTCCTCCTCTCTAGGTAACCCAACCAGTTTCTTAACGGTTTGCCAGTTATTTCCATTTTTGACAAGAATATAAGCGGAACCCGCAGAAGCTACATAATTATCATTATCTATATCCATATCATCGTTCAGTGCTCCTACTATGGCATAGTTACCACTAATAGCAACTGCCGAGCCATACTGATCACCTGGGTTGGGCCTCATAATAACCAAACGTTTCTCCTGTCCCCATGTATTTGCCCCACCTGTATTTTTTTGAAAAAGGTAAGCTGAACCATTATCTCCTACTATAGCCCGATCGCCATCAATATCAACCGTATTACCAAATGTCCGGCTATAAGCAGTAGCAATCGGATTTAATGTTTTATTCAAATTCCAGACATCCGGATTAGAAGTGTCTTTTTGAAATATATGAGCAACACCAAAATAAACTTCTTCATACTGATCTTCGCCTACAACAATGTAATCACCATCTATGGCAACTGCGATTCCAAAAAAACCGTAGGGCTGAGGGCTTGGCGGACCGATTTTCTGTATTTCAGCCCAGCTTTCATTACTATTATGGTTATTTTTTAAGATAGTAACATAACCTGATAAAACAGCATAATTACTCACTTCCGGCAACTTATTGTGGGGCATACCAATTATTGCATAATCCTCCGTAATAGAAACCGGATGACTCGTTAAATATTCGTAATCAGTTGGAGGAAGAACAATTTCCTGGATCAGGCCCCAGTTATCGGTTCCACCTTTGGTTTGCTGATGAATGCTTGCAATATTATATGAACCAATCATAGCGTGGTGCGTACTAAGAGAAACTTTTGAGCCAAAGTAGTCATTCACAACACGATTTGGTGCTACGATCTTTTTGATCTGGCCCCAGTTATCCGTGCCGCCTGCATCTTTACTAAATATAAATGCAGATCCGGCACCCTTCATATAATTTGTTCCGGCGATATCGGTGCTATCACCGGGAGCACCAACAATTGCATAATTACCCTTAATGGCTATTGAGGCCCCAGCCGGAAATATGCTCACAAGTTTTTTTAAATATCCCCAGTTATCCTCGCCTCCCAAATTCTTTTTATAGATAAAAGTGGCCAATCCATTACCAACTAGTAGATAGTCGCCATCCATGGCCAGAGTCATTCCGAAATCACCAGGTTCAGGAGCAAGTATCTTTTGAATCTGAACCCATTTGCCGTTTATTTTTTTTGATACATAAACTGTTGGTCCTTCCTTTGGAATTCCTGATGCCGCAGTGTAATCACCTGAAAGAGTTACATTCCTTGAATATTCGGTAGTTACAATTCCACCCCCTGCGGTTAAAGAATTTCGGTCGCTTGCAACAGCTTTAAAAGTTTGTTCCCAATTCTGAGCAAAAGAGGCGGGTAAATAAAATAGAAAAACCAAGCCAAGAAGACTTGTTTTAAGAGCAGGTAAATTTAATTTCATACGTTGAGTTAAGTAATCCAATGAGTAAACACTTCATTAAGCGCAATTTACTCTAAATAAAATACATGAAAAATAATATGTTGTTAAGGTTCCCTTTTTTGAGGTAAAACCCTTTTTATCAAACACATACAATTCAGAACTCAACATAATATACGTAAGGCAGCACAGAATCTGTTATTTTGAGATTTCCAGAATGCTTTCGACAATACTGGTGGAGGCCTGCTCGCAAAAATCTAATCCGGAATAATCGGGATTGAAACCGCCAATGTAGGGAACTGCCATGATGTAAACACGATTATTAGCAACTCCTGCCCTGTCGACGATCTGAAAATTGTCGTTGATCGTAATGCCGGGTACTTTTAAGTAATAGTCACCATTTACTTCCTGTGTTACATCTTTATTACCTTTTGCCATGGCGGCACTTCCTTTGTCCACAGACTTAAATTTGATCAGCGCCGGACTAATCGTTTTATTCTTTACAAGGCCTTTGAACGGAAATGCCTCAAAATCCAGGTGCGGCTGGCCAACACAGTCGACAAAAGTTTCAAAACGTACTGATAAATCCTGTTCTGTTTCGTCGGTGTAATGATAAGTAACCCCGCCTGTTTTTTCAGGTTCTACCCGACTATCGTCTCCAACCGAAACAATGTCCAGTTTCCCGGCATCGTTCAATGCAAGCAATTCGTCACATGAACTTTGAGGCGCAAACGCAATTACTATGGAAATCAATGGCATTAGTACCTTCTGGAGCCGGAGCATGTCCTCTGCCGACAAATATTTAGCAGGATAATTCATGGCAAAACTAAGTACAGCGAGCATTTCCTTCCAATAAACAGATTCCCTCCTTTTAATGGATTTCTCCGCTTCCTTGTATTCAGCTCTGAAAAGTTCAAACGGCTCCATTTTTTCGCGCTTGCCCATCATAGCTTCCACAAATTCCTCCATGCTGAGATCTTTAATAAAAGCATGAAAATCAGGATCCTTTCCGATAAATAAGTCTTTGAAGTCTTTTTCAAAAATAAAATCAAGTGACAAAAACCCTCCATTCCTGGATATGTGTTCATCCAGTTCTTCACGGCTAAGCAAAGAGTCTGTTGATAGCAGTGGTTCTTCCAGGTGAAAACGGATTGCAGGCAGCATGCCACTTCTGGAGTGCATGACCAACTTAAAATTAGGAGAATCGGCTGATGGTTCGAATGAAACTTTACCATCTTTTTCCTGATGAAATGTACCGTTATTTCTGGCAAGTGTACGTATCGCATCAATGGCAGTGAGGGAAGAACCCTTAATCGCAACAGGATGATTCAGTTGTAAATTAAGCTTTGCCGGTGGATAGGGTGAATCAAAATAGCCAGGAATTTTACCTTCATTTTTGACCGGCCATTTGTGGCCTGTACAAACAATTACACAATCGAACTCCGCAGTCCCGGTTTCTTCTATTTCAATCCGCACTTTTTTACCATCACGCAAATCCTCAATATCAGTTACTTTACAGCCATAATGAACCTTCGTTTTAATACCCGCTTTTTCAGCTTTTTTTAGTAACAAATCAAACTGTGATGACAGATACATGCCAAAAAACAAACGTGGTAAAACTTTATATTCATTAAACTTCTCTTTTTCAATGTTAAATCTGGACAGTATTTCGTCCGGCAAGGCTTGTACCCAATCTGCAATAGAGATTACAATTTCAGGAATTTCATTATCAGATACGTTCGTAACGTGTTCAATATTAGCACCATCCGAACTGTATGGCATACCCGCCCCCAATTGTTTTTTGGACTCGAAAATGTCAACTTCAAAATCGGTCTGGTTGGATTCTACCAGTCTCTTAAAAACAAATAATCCACTCGGGCCACCTCCCAGGATGGCAATACGCTTCTTCAATTTTTTCGTTGTCATTCAGATGTAAATAAATCCGGCGATACCTGTGAAATGTACTCGTTTTTCCCTGGTGCTAAAAACAATTGTACCAGTACTAATTTTGGAATGATTTTTATGCCTTTTGCCGAATAAAAGCTACAAAACAGCAATTTCACATCCTCTTAAACCAACATGAATGCTGCTTTCCGAAATATGGATTTATCCTGTAAAATCGCTGGGCGGAATACGTCTTACCGAGTCACTGGCTGAAGAAAAAGGTTTACAATACGACCGCCGTTGGATGGTTGTGGACGAAAATGGAACATTTCTGACCCAGAGAGTTAACGCAAACATGGCTTTACTGGATGTTTCTTTACAAAAGGACGGCCTGCATTTATCACATCGTTTTGAAGCAGCAAATTCCGTACATATTCCTTTTGAACCTGTAACAGGTGAAATTTTACTGGTAAAGGTTTGGAATGATGTAGTTATGGCCCGAACAGTATGCGACCAGGCAGATGCATGGCTAAGCCAGCAGCTTAATAAAAAGGTCAGGATTGTGGAAATGACTGAAACCACCGGACGGAAAATGAATCCGGAGGATACAGAACAGGAAAGATCCGTAAGCTTTGCCGATGATTTTCCTTATCTGCTAATTTCGGAAGCATCGTTGTCGGATTTGAACAGCAAACTGGATGAACCGGTTGAAATGAAGCGGTTTCGCCCGAATTTTGTCGTTTCCGGAACCGGCCCGTTTG from Dyadobacter sp. NIV53 carries:
- a CDS encoding YciI family protein, encoding MEEFLLIFRRDLITREAQPSPEEMQSSIKPWQDWLGGIAAQNKLARPLQRWDGEGRVVQQNRNVINGPYAEIKESIGGLIIIKAADYNEAAEIAKGCPILQLGGSVEIRKAVSANS
- a CDS encoding carboxymuconolactone decarboxylase family protein, producing the protein MEQRINVQEKGQNALKMLFGMGGYLKKSPVEQNLLELVYFRVSQINGCAYCLDMHSKDLRAKGETEQRLYGLTAWHETSYYTDRERAALAWAEAVTKCQVPDAVYNEVKNQFSEEELIDLTFAVNNINTWNRLNLAFPNEPGTYKVGQFG
- a CDS encoding DUF1304 family protein; translated protein: MNAKPYLNPLTKWLIIIVINVHLMFFILEAIFWMVPEIHNILLGFLNNPVSLEYPVQALVLKNLFINQGFYNLFLVFAGLEGLYLVNKEKYSSGYALLLFLCFSGTGAGIVLAFSTKAYILAFLQAVPALITFLRIYPLYKASEVR
- a CDS encoding helix-turn-helix domain-containing protein, which encodes MYEKKIPKDLTCGLNIAIEVIGGKWKANLLANINKGLRRPSELHRSIPQASARVLNQQLSELEFHGIIEKRIYPVLPPKVEYSLTEGGESILEVLFAMKSWGETYKNKFHELIQNEPAVK
- a CDS encoding SDR family oxidoreductase; amino-acid sequence: MKTIFITGASAGLGRSTAKLFQSKGWKVIATMRTPEKETELNQLENVTILPLDVTKINQIETTVKIALALGDIDVVFNNAGYGLIGPLESYSETQIRDQFETNFFGVIWVTQAFIPYFKEKRSGLFITTTSLCGLTSYPLSSIYNASKWALEGWSESMSYDLALFNIGIKTVAPGGIKSNYMNVMKVNEDNEYDTLMQRLTEGFTDGTLMEFSETIVIAEVVYLAATDEKDQLTYPAGNDAMRIYNKRLKDGPEVYRNTVAKYLNLESPYGVTAL
- a CDS encoding malectin domain-containing carbohydrate-binding protein, with the protein product MKLNLPALKTSLLGLVFLFYLPASFAQNWEQTFKAVASDRNSLTAGGGIVTTEYSRNVTLSGDYTAASGIPKEGPTVYVSKKINGKWVQIQKILAPEPGDFGMTLAMDGDYLLVGNGLATFIYKKNLGGEDNWGYLKKLVSIFPAGASIAIKGNYAIVGAPGDSTDIAGTNYMKGAGSAFIFSKDAGGTDNWGQIKKIVAPNRVVNDYFGSKVSLSTHHAMIGSYNIASIHQQTKGGTDNWGLIQEIVLPPTDYEYLTSHPVSITEDYAIIGMPHNKLPEVSNYAVLSGYVTILKNNHNSNESWAEIQKIGPPSPQPYGFFGIAVAIDGDYIVVGEDQYEEVYFGVAHIFQKDTSNPDVWNLNKTLNPIATAYSRTFGNTVDIDGDRAIVGDNGSAYLFQKNTGGANTWGQEKRLVIMRPNPGDQYGSAVAISGNYAIVGALNDDMDIDNDNYVASAGSAYILVKNGNNWQTVKKLVGLPREEDTNFGLSVAIYDTLAVVGAPYEGQNSSTGALYVYSKNQGGANNWGLVTKLSLPVTGDYQFGYSVFINNSYIAVGVLGDHSINSSGTTISNSGAVYLYQKNHAVPGSWSMIKKVIASSPAYGDHFGASVSMSGDYLLVGAPDNDYDVTKKIFLVNSGSAYLYGKNIGGENNWGQIEKITSDARKENGKFGSVVSMSGDYALITSKGVSGSATIYKKDAGGIGNWGILKKLVAEGGNAPISFGYDASLTDAYAVVGAPGGSGSAYIFKKNLGGTNNWGLQHLITASVPASGDRFGAAVSADGNNILIGAPDEDEDGEEKNTLFNAGSVYFFHNSGDDTEPIASVRINSGGEAFTTSDDRTFGADQYFSGTTKTAAITPGDIQNTTDDELYRDARFGSSFSYKIPVTNGRLNVVLHFAETYWGAGGRGGTNGLHRRHFNVDVEGIRKLTNYDIFASAGGAMRAVQETFAVTVFDGILNIDFMAGNADNPIISAIEILPVQQVTFSPVADASVRSTPYSGTNYGYDSSLEVKSGSTESYIRNAYLKFPLTDLGRIGSAKLRLYGSNAQNSTGVNLAVYSVNNDTWKENTIVYSNAPSLSRKLGSVIVDTNAKYYEIDVTDFVKQQAGGDKTASFVLSNPDKQNSLVVLNSRENTENQPQLIVEYSTVADVAVRSGQEDFVDEERISSSIVYPNPVKKQFTVEVSDRHVGKVDLYLNSVSGQSYQIKQSGSKISESVIEADISSEQLSEGIYLLRIQSSSFTEVVKILVMEK
- a CDS encoding FAD/NAD(P)-binding protein, with amino-acid sequence MTTKKLKKRIAILGGGPSGLFVFKRLVESNQTDFEVDIFESKKQLGAGMPYSSDGANIEHVTNVSDNEIPEIVISIADWVQALPDEILSRFNIEKEKFNEYKVLPRLFFGMYLSSQFDLLLKKAEKAGIKTKVHYGCKVTDIEDLRDGKKVRIEIEETGTAEFDCVIVCTGHKWPVKNEGKIPGYFDSPYPPAKLNLQLNHPVAIKGSSLTAIDAIRTLARNNGTFHQEKDGKVSFEPSADSPNFKLVMHSRSGMLPAIRFHLEEPLLSTDSLLSREELDEHISRNGGFLSLDFIFEKDFKDLFIGKDPDFHAFIKDLSMEEFVEAMMGKREKMEPFELFRAEYKEAEKSIKRRESVYWKEMLAVLSFAMNYPAKYLSAEDMLRLQKVLMPLISIVIAFAPQSSCDELLALNDAGKLDIVSVGDDSRVEPEKTGGVTYHYTDETEQDLSVRFETFVDCVGQPHLDFEAFPFKGLVKNKTISPALIKFKSVDKGSAAMAKGNKDVTQEVNGDYYLKVPGITINDNFQIVDRAGVANNRVYIMAVPYIGGFNPDYSGLDFCEQASTSIVESILEISK
- a CDS encoding MOSC domain-containing protein, which translates into the protein MLLSEIWIYPVKSLGGIRLTESLAEEKGLQYDRRWMVVDENGTFLTQRVNANMALLDVSLQKDGLHLSHRFEAANSVHIPFEPVTGEILLVKVWNDVVMARTVCDQADAWLSQQLNKKVRIVEMTETTGRKMNPEDTEQERSVSFADDFPYLLISEASLSDLNSKLDEPVEMKRFRPNFVVSGTGPFAEDSWKQIRIGNINFEVTKPCERCVLVTIDPQTGSKGREPLKTLAGYRKHKNKILFGQNLIAIKHGIVREGDEITLLE